The Calypte anna isolate BGI_N300 chromosome 3, bCalAnn1_v1.p, whole genome shotgun sequence genome segment AATATTGTTGTGAAAATACAGCTCTCATCAGCCTGTCTGTTGGGCACTTTGGCCTGGTGGAGAGAAAGGAGGCAGCTCTGATCAGAGTTCAGAAGGGAGATGTCTCTTGCCTTGTTCAGAGTCCTTTGGCAGGAGGCAGGGCACAGCTGTGCCTCTAATAAAGCAACCTGTCTCCTTGCTCCTGCAGCCCTCCATAGGTTGGTTTCCTTGCTGGGATACTGCCAAGGAGTAGGGGTGGGTCATAAATTCCTCCCTTCCTGCCACCTTGTAGCCACGGGCCATTTTGTTTGGGAACCATGTAGCTTGGGCTCCTTCTCAAAAGGAAGGAGAGTCCTGTTCTTTGGAAAGCTTGTAATCTGCTAAATTCTTCTATCttcttgttttcccttccttgttCTTTCCCCATTTAAACATTGTCTCCCAAACTTGTTGCTGCTGGACTCTGCTAGAGAGTCAAGGTGAGCCTGTTCAGGTacctggtgtgtgtgtgtgtgtatgtggtCCAGGCATTGGTTTGTGTGTTGAACCTCCCACAGGGTGCtgtgctcctgcccagagctttGGGCTCTCTGGGATGTGAGCACGGGctccatttctcttctctcatttttaaatgaCTTGCATATCTTGCATGTTATGAGTTGGTGGGTGCTCTATGCCTTGGCTTTTGAGTCCTCTGCTTATTGCATTGCCCATTTGTTTTCAAGTGCTATGTGTGACTGGGGAGTACCACCGAGCTGAGATGGTGACATTCAAAATCCTCCAGCAGGGACTGACATCCACATTTTCAGCAAACCTGTTTCTTGGGTGCAGCAGACAGCTGCACTACAGTCTAGAAGCTGTAGTTGAAGGCAAACATGTTGGAGTGTTATCCAGCACAGATTGCTCCAGGTGGCACCAAAGGCTTGAAGATGCACAGTGCTGCTATTCTTCCTCCTTTTGTGCTGCCCCAGAGTTCTCCATGAGGATGCTGATGGATGGAGAGGTTCAGCCTTCAGGCTTCACCTGCCCCTATGAAGGCACCAACTTGGGTTTATCCTTTACCCTTGCAGCACACTGtcagcccctctcctcctctgctttcctaTTTAGAACTGAGATTGAACAAACTgagttttttcatttgtctAGATCTGCTCAATAATATTTGTTAATTGGTATCTTTGGAAGTATCGTGATTCATAATCTCTTGCAGCCCTGTCAGTTTCCTGGCTGACAGCATATGGGATGTATTTCGATGTCTGCTCAAAGTGGACAGTCCAGAGGCAGGCAGGATTCTTCCTGTGCTGTTGATCCCATTACTGATTGGAAGGTGTGAACTCAAACAAGTGACAGTCCAGCTCCAGACACCCTCATGGAAGTGGCTCAGAGTATGGTGTTCAGCTATGGGACTCCTTGCTGCAGGCTAATGTGGGTTGTGAGGTGGGATAAACTCTGGTGCTGGGCTCTGTGGGTGTCTCTGTGCTAAGCAGACAGCAGAACCTGCCTTGTCCTCTGCTTCCCATATGAGTAGCACCTTCTTGCCTCGCTTTCCTTCCAAAACCTAGAAATGTTCCCTTCCAGAGCCCTGGGGgacttgcttttgctttgtctgtATGGCTGGCTAGCCCTGGTGCCCATGGGAGTGTCTTGAAGATAAACACAAACCTCTGGGCTGTGTGAGGGATCATAGTGAGATCATGGTGTTTCTTGTCTGTTGGTCATTAGCAGTCGTTTTGGTTAGATCAGGAGGGGTCTCAGGAGGTCCAGTCTTCCAAGGTGTTTGCAAAAGCCCTTGTGTGCTTTTGCATGCAGGGGCAGTTGCTTGTGGCTCTTCATGTTTTACAGTGCCTAATGATGGGTCTTGTATTAGCAGTTGCAGTGGTCTGGGCTTGTGTTTCTTCCCTGGCTCTTCCAAAATCACTCATCTCTGCCTGTTTGGGATGGAAGAAAATTTCCCTGCCTTGTTCTCTGACTGTGCTGGTGGGGGAAAAGCTCTGCTCTTCATGCTGCAAGAGGCCCTGAGTACCCATggctgctgagggctggggacTCTTGGCCTACCACAGCCTTGTGAGTCTTTGTAGCTGCATTATGAGCAGTTTCTGCTTCAGGTGCTGTGGGACCAGAATGGAatgctgcagagggagctggagaggctTCGTCTCCAGCTAGAGGAGAACAAGGCTGAGagagagctgccagcaggaggTAAAATGTGGTGGGGTTCACTGTCTCTCCCGTCTCCTTAAAAAGAACAAGGTTCCCTCCAGATCAGTTTCTGTGGGACTGTGGGGCAGCTTGTCATGCTTGAGATGCTGCTGCCAGTTCTGGCACTGGCCAGCCatgggagggaagaagggggTGATGGATGGTGTGGAGGTGGGAGATGGATGGAAGGAGGCTCTTCCAAGTCAAGAGCAAGTGATGGTAGCCTGTGGGTTATGCATGTGGGAGTGAACAGGCAGATTTCCACTTTTGAGAATGTTGAGGAAACAATGTAGTAAAGAGGAAGTAGCTCCAAAGTGTGAATTGTGAGACTGAGGTTGATCATTAGGAAAAATCTTCAGGCCCAGGGAGGTGTTGCAGGCTTGGGAGTGGTTGGCAGATAGATGGGGGATCTCCATCTTTCAGTAGTGTATGAAATTGACTCCATGAAGCTGCAGCCACCCTGATCAGTTCAGCCAGGCCTGTCTTGTCTTGTAGGCTTGTCCTCACAGGGCTCCTCTCTGCCAGTGTGCCAttctcccagccctccagctCCCAGTTCTTCATGCCCAGTGATGTCACTCTCaacagagcagctccaagagcagctgctgaacCTGAAGGTACAGCTGGAAAGCAAGgtgagggatggggggggagaTGTCCTGGCCTCTTGGTATAACTGCTTGTTAAGCACCCTGCTGCAGCATGGTTAATGGTGCATCTGCTCCAGGAGGATTGCTGGGGTGGGGTGCAGGGTGGGGAGCAGAGAAGAACACGGTTTCTCTGCTGGGGTTGATGCatgtccttccccagctcatCTTAGCTGCTAGGAGACTTTGGAGCCCTCACTGGCTGGCAAAAGCTTATTGGCAATCTCTGTGACCTTGCAAAATGCTTATGTGTGTCTCAATTCTTATGGGGAACCAGAGATTAACTCTACTCAGTTTTGCTGTCACAGTAAAACTGGTGACATGACCAAGAGGAGAAGCAGACAGGTGTATTCTGAGGTGGATATGGAGAGGTATCAGAGCCCTGTCTTCCTGGGCTGGCAGCATACTTTTAACCTGCTTGCCCTAAGGTGACAGTGTGAATCCATCCCTCACTTTAGGCAGCAGTTAGAGGCCTCAGTTTCCACCTTCATCCCTCCATTTGTTACTGAACTGTGAGGTTGGGGATGCTTCCTTTCCAGCGCTGCAAGAGTAAATCCTAAACTTCCACGAAGGTAACAAAGAGTTCAAGGAGCATGGAGAAGCTTGCAGATCTGCCTGCTTCACAGTCTTGCCTTTGTGCTCATCAATTCCTTGAGTAAATAGTGTTTACCAGGGAGCCATGGGGAACAGCAGCTACTCACCACCACATCTCGGACAAGGGACCACTCTACACGGTGGAGGAAGGCTATGAGGAGCAGTGGGGGATGATGCCCTggcctctcctttcttctctttggggTCTCTTGCAAAcaaggagaaaggggagagcTGTACTGCTTGCTGGGGAAAGCTGGGGCCCACCAATGCCTGATTATTAAAGGTTACTGCATGAGACTCATTGTTGTACTAAGTTCAGTAGGGACCAGAAGTGCCTGAAGAGTGTTTCCCTCTTGAAAGAGACCAATAGATGATGAGTCAAAACTGTTGGAGAAGATGGTAGCTCCCAGCTGCTAATATCCAAATCTTGTCTCTTCCCCACAGATCAACTATTACGAGGAGGAAATCAAGTTGATGAGGGAAAACtttgagagagagaggaaggacaGTGAGGAAAGCTTCAAGGCTGAGCTGTGCAAAATGGAAGACCAGAAAAGAGACCTGGAAGAAACAGTTGCAAAGTACTGGGCTATAATTGGTAGCATGAAAGAGCAAAAATGTGTGTGAagcctggagctggaggggagATTTGAGATGGAGCAGGCTAGAGCGGGGCAACAGCACCCCAAAAATATTTACCatccagggcagcagctggacaaggagggagaagagcagaggacaCAGCACAGGGACAAATTGAACCTGAGGTCTGGCACTGTTCTCTTACTGGGGCTAAGTGAGAGACTTAGGGTGCATTCCCTGCTTGAACCAGAGTAGGTTGGGCTGATCTCTTATGGGGTGGGAGAGCTACTTTAATTTGTGAGAAAATCTGGGCAGTATTGCAGGACTGCAGATGTTTGAAGTGAGACATCTGCACTTCCTTTACATGagtgcttttatttcctgtgcCAACCTGAGCTTTAGCAGTAGCTATTAGATGGGACTGTGTTTAACACAGGACTGAGCTTCATTCCACAGACGCCAGAGTTCATGGGAGTACCATTGGGAGTGGAAGAAGAATGAAGCAGAGAGGCTGCCTTAGATTTGGGGTCATAGGTGTTGTGTCCATTACTGTAAAATCAGAGGCCTCAAAGGCACGCTAGCTTCTCTAGATGTGGTTGTATTGCAGTTGAGGCGTTGAGCTCACCACCTGGTTATCCTGTAATGAAATCTAATTGTGTCTTGATGGGCCGAATAGcctttttccccactctttgACAGGCCTGCAAAATAATCCCAGCCAGCTGGAAACCACACAAATTCAGGGTCTTCCCTCAAAGATTTGCTCCTTCTCTGACAATGTCTTTTGATTGTCCTGACATGTTTTGTGAGTTACTGGATCTTTGTTTCTCAGATTTATTTAGTTCCTGTTGCCTTTGCAAACCAACGGGGAATAGAGCAGGAAGAACAGCGTAGGATGAGAAGAGCATACTGGAGTTCTGCGTGGCTTTCTCACTCTGTTGTCTCCCCCTGCAGGGGAGAGCTGTGCTCGCTGCTGAAGGAGaacagctttctgaaaagtCAACTCGAGAGACTCCAGCAAGAGCTGAAGCTGGCAAAGGAGAAGGGCAGCCAACGCGAAGAGTAAGGGGGGAGCCAGCTGTGGAAGGCTGGCAAATGGGCGGATGGGTAATGTTTTTAAAGGGAACAGCCACCCAGGTGTATTTATGAGATTTCAGCTGGCTCAAcctgccttttgttttcttatttttgagCAAGCCAGCATTCTCACACTCTTCCATGCAAAAGCAGCTGGGACAGTTGGCCAGCCATAGGCTTGAGCATTCCAGAACATAGGAATGGAGTTTTGGAGAAGCTGTGAGGGTAGCTACAGTGAGGGAGGGAAAGATGGGCTTCCTTGCTACACAAAACTTCTGGCCTGCTGCTTCCTTAGGAAGCTTGAGATAGGTACTGGGCTCACCCACTGAACCAAAAATCCAAGGAGAGACAGGTTTCTGGTGCAGATGGTCCTAAGAGTCTGCTAAGCTGGTTCTCCCACTGGTTTTCATCCCCTGATTTTTAGGCCTCTGCCAATGCTGCAGTACTTTGGATGTCCCCAGCTGTCTGCCCTGGGCTGAGTCACCTGTTTGGGTGAAGACACCTGACCCATTTCTGGATCATCAGTTCAGGACTGTATGCATTCTGGCCTGGCTTTGGTTTATGTTGCAGGCCAAAACCAGATGTGTGCCCTCCTGAAAGATGGTGCTTCTCTGGGGGCTGTGGTTTGCTGCTCTCTGGCCTGAAGCTCATCATATCCCTCTTCCTGACAGGAGTCATGTGAGtgagctgggcagagaggagctggaggaggtggctgAAGCAACAACAGAGTTAAAAATATTGGTAAGAAGCCTACTAACTGACAGGCTCTTGTCTGAAGGATTCAGGAGGACAAAAACTGCATGTGCTTTTAGAGGAGAATGTTTGTTTCAACCATTCAGACTCCTTCTTGCTTTGAAGAACCAGCTTCCTCTTATAGTTTGTCCAGTCAGGAAAATCTGTGTGACAAAAGCCAGTGAAGGTCTTACAGAGGGGAAGGTGTTACTACAAAATCTCTGATGAGGTTGTCTTCCACTCCTACATGCACTCTTTCTCCCAGAGATTTTGCTCACTCCCAGTCTCAAACCCACATATTTATGAGCTCTTTGACATGTGCACACACAAGGCCTGGCCGGGATTGCTTGTGTGCAGCATGGACGGGGGTTGCAGGCTGTTAGCTCCTCACCCTGATCCTGGAATTCCTTATGACTGGAAACCACAGCCTGGTTTTCGGACATGTCTTTTGTACTCTTCAGGGCTGTCAGCCACAGCAGGGTGGCCTTTGCTGGCCCTTGGCTTTAGCTTCCATTAACCTCCAGCCACACACCTGCTGCCCATTATCTTGGAGGAAAGCTATGTTGGTGGCCCATTTCTCTGGGAGGCTATCAGAAGAATGGGATTTGGACCATGTTGACAGCCTGTTGTTGGATGCAGGCTTTTGCTGAAATGTTATCTGTGCTGTGGCCTGGTCAGAGCAGGGGCCAGGAACTGCACCTTGCTCAGCATGACTGCAGGGGATGGTATCCTAGGGTCAAGGTCTGAGGGATGGTGTCTTTTAATGTCTATCAAGCTGTCCTTGTAGCCCTTACTCTGCCCTGTCATCTGGTACTATTACACGTGCAAACAGACATACTCTCTTCTTAccaattttagtatttttttggTTATACATCTGTACAgttgtggtgtgtgtgtgtgtccgtCCCTTTCCCGAGTCAGCTCCTCCAGGGCTATCACCCATGTGAGTTTTCTTACCCAGGAATGCTATGCTTGAACCTGGCCACTGGGATTTGATCATGTTGAGAAAGGAGGGCACTTCTGAGTGCCTGTGATGCTCTGCAGCCACAGTGCTGCTCCTGGGTGGGAATCCAGCAGGGATGGCACGGGACATATTAAGTCTCTATTGCCTCTCTTCCCACCCTGAGCCTCTGTGCATGAAttatggtttttcttttctctcaacCTTTTCCAGAGTGAGAAGAGCAAAGGGGAGGTCTCCCACCAGAATGTGAAGGTGCATCAGCTGGGCTGTGAACTCACTGAGCACAAGGCCAGCCACAGTGCTGGCTctggcactgctcagctgcagagccAAAGGCTTTTGGAGGCTGAGAGGCTTCAAGGAGCAGAGACAGGCACAAGGCTGGAGCACCACCAGCAGCGTGCAGCATGCTGgatggaggcagagctgctccgACAGCAACTCAAGGCTTCACAGGACAAGGTGGGTGTCACCCAGGTGGTGGTTGGGAGGCAAGCTGCTGAATGGTCCCTGTGAGGTTGATGTtgccctgcccagagctgtaCTGAAGACTTTCCCCAGGTGAAAGAGACtgtcctcttcctctccctccaacTTAGATGTTTCTGAAGCCGGTTCTGGTGCAGCTTGGGACAGGTTGCTTGCAGCTGCCCCTGAGATATCCCCTTTGTCCTTGTCCTGTGCGGGCTGGCTGGGCAGGGGAGATGGAAGCTGAGTGGAGGTGGCTCACATAGGAATGACAGGAGCTTTGTTTCCTCATGGCTCAGCTGACTAAGAAGCTAGAGGAGTGGCAGGATCAGGTAGGGACTGGGCAGGGATGACCAGCTAGGTAGGCCATAtctgaagggagaaaaatgaggTGATCAGAGCAGTGGAACAAGGACCTCTAGGACAGAAGAAAGACATTGTGAGAAACTTCCAGACATATTAATATCCCTCTCTTGCCTTCTGCCCTGAGAACAGGCTTAGGGACTGGCTTTGCAGAGTACAGCTTGTTCATGCTAGTCATCCATAGGTAGCCCTAGGGCAAAGCTGGATCAGACTTGCTTCCCAGTACCAGGTTTGCCCTTCATTGGTGGCAGGAAACAGAGGACGTGCTGCTGCCTTGAAGCCCAGCTTGCCTGAGGTGGGTGTATCTAAGCACAAACATAGGTGAGCAGACCCCTCTGCCTTCTGTCACTGCAGTGCTTGGTGCTGGGACTCCCTCCTAGAGCATCCTCTATTCAGCAGCCCCTACTCCTCCCTGCTCAGCAAGTGGGAGTATCTCTTAGCAAGGGTTCCCTAtttctccctgcagctctcactGCTCTCCATCTCTGGCTTTTTAGGCTGCCCAGCAAGCACCAAAACCATGGTTCTGCTACTCTGCTGTGGTCATGCTGATGTGAGAGCCTAAGCTGAGGGTGCACCACCAGCACCTCTCCCAGCACCTGCAGCATACCCACTGCTAGCACAAAAATGTAACCAGCTATCGGCCTTTCTGTATTACAGCTCTTAGAAGCCAAGGCAAGCCTGAGTCTGGCCCAGACTCAGCATGCTCTGCAGTTGCAGCAGGCCAAGGCCCAGATGAACAGCATGGTGCCAAAGAAACAGTTTGAGCAGGTGCAAACCAGCTTGAGAAAGGAACAGTGCAaggctcagcagctccaggaaaaCATCCACCGGCAGGCTGAGCAGAtgtgcaggcagctgctcaGGACCCAGGTAAGCAAGGAATTGCAGGAACTCAGTCAAGGGTACTTGAGAGGGAGCACTGCCAACCTGGAAGGCAGCTGTGGTCAGAGCCACCAGAGGATTGGGTGAGAGATGCTATGTATCAAGAGCCCATGTGGAAAATGCACTTGATCCTCAAATTCAGCTGTAACTTTCATTACACCTGAACCCAGTCACTGCTGCACACTCAAACAGGAGCCCTTCCCAGTCCAGTTCACCTACCCCAGGCAAGATACCTTGTGTATGGAAGAGCAGGAATTGACTGTGTATGCTCAGGATGGGTAAAAAATGTTTGAGCTCTCTAAATGCAGATGTAGCTTGCACAGAGCTGGGTGGGCAACAAGAcgatgtttttttgttatttttcctttgtttcaggACACTCATTCAATTGAACTAACCTGGAAAAAGAGGGAGCAAATGATAACCTAAGGAATTAACGAGCAGACACAGAAACTGCATCCAAGGAAACTATGtcttttccttggcttttgAGAGAGGGGAGGCCATTGGcttgtttttccagaaaacacTGATGGGCAAGCTGTGCCTTGTCTTAAAACTGGTTGGTTGGTGCTGACCTAGGGAAGGTTGTACTGCTTTAGACACTTGTCCCACTGCTCTTGGCATCCTGCACGACCTCCACTGATCTCTTCATGCTCTCCTTCAGAGACTGTTAAAAGTCTATGAGTGTGAGCCTGAGAAAATGCATGGTCCAGAATTGCCAGGGGCCAGGTGAGTGGCGGGGCAGCTCAACATTAGGCTTTATTGCCCACTGCAGGAGGAACATGAGCatctgctgcaggcagctgtaGAACAGGCAGAGGGACTGGAGCACAATCTGAGGAGTGTGGAAGCTGTACTGTCAGAGAGGGCAGCTCAGCTCAAAGATGCCCAGGTGAGTGCAAGAGGGGTGGCAAGTGCTGGGAGTCCTTACCTGGCTGGGACTGCTGTGGGGATGCTGAACCTTAAGCCTCCTGACCCTGCTGTaggcccagctctccaggaaCAAACTATTGATCGAAGACCTCCGTGAGGAGAACAGGAGATTAGCAATggccctgcaggcagctgagctgaagcagaagagcaCCGAGGAGAAGAACCAGCTGTTGGAGGAGCAAGCCTCAGCTCTGAAGCAGCTAATTGGAAAAATCACACCAGTGTCTCTGAGTGGGTGATGGGACACCTGCTGCCACTGCCTTGCACCTTCTGGCTGGGGTTTGTCAGGTGAGGAAGGGAAGGTACAGCTGGTTTGGGAAGTCAGCTCCTGGTTTTGGCAGGATTTGACTGGAGAAGCCAGTCCTTTAGTGAAGCTGGTCCTGTGGATAGTTGAATGTTCCTACTGAAAGCACCAGCTTTGGTGCCTTTCACAGTGGCAGAGTGTGCTATTTTAAGTCAGGTCTCTCAGAGCAGCCAACCCTGCACTGTGGCAGTGCCTTGGGTGATGGTGTGGATGCTTCACCTCTGCAGAGGATTGCTGTTGGGGCCATGCTGTTACAGCTGGAAagccagggcaggagggctTGCAGGCTAATGTGTCCAGAAGGCTGTGGCATTAAATGTTTGCAATATTACAGCACATTCTGCCATCTCCAGTTTGCTCTGTTTCAGCAGCCTCACCTAACTTGCTTTTTATTCCCTCTACAGCTCCTCCTTTTGGGCTCTAGGAGACTATGGTCCTCCTGAAGCCTGAGCCTAGGATCCAAACAAATTTGTTGCTGGATTGGTGCCTCTGCTGTAGGCAGGACAGGGGG includes the following:
- the NINL gene encoding ninein-like protein, whose protein sequence is MVPRRGLQHAAVTSYRYKLQCLRIRVMQIARERDKARMDLEKVESRCLQLGRELDEQYVALEHTQTKLKDVNAEIEAKELLLRQAVNHQMKLEADTRFLQGKEASLQERLNHTMKENTQLQNKAMKMAEKLAASEKMVLDLQKELSYVVKDKLDQVEPNIPELLNHNECFAEIVLEYERQCQVLWDQNGMLQRELERLRLQLEENKAERELPAGGLSSQGSSLPVCHSPSPPAPSSSCPVMSLSTEQLQEQLLNLKVQLESKINYYEEEIKLMRENFERERKDSEESFKAELCKMEDQKRDLEETVAKGELCSLLKENSFLKSQLERLQQELKLAKEKGSQREESHVSELGREELEEVAEATTELKILSEKSKGEVSHQNVKVHQLGSAEPKAFGG
- the LOC115598026 gene encoding ninein-like protein; translation: MEAELLRQQLKASQDKLLEAKASLSLAQTQHALQLQQAKAQMNSMVPKKQFEQVQTSLRKEQCKAQQLQENIHRQAEQMCRQLLRTQEEHEHLLQAAVEQAEGLEHNLRSVEAVLSERAAQLKDAQAQLSRNKLLIEDLREENRRLAMALQAAELKQKSTEEKNQLLEEQASALKQLIGKITPVSLSG